One segment of Vespa velutina chromosome 17, iVesVel2.1, whole genome shotgun sequence DNA contains the following:
- the LOC124955194 gene encoding methenyltetrahydrofolate synthase domain-containing protein — translation MADEKLPEEVTKHSFRFKMWDYMKKNGLVSFPLDIHNRIPNFKGATKAAQRLTELEEFKKAKTIEISPDKPQKPVRYLALVANKEILVPIPRLRSGLFLRVTSIAGATNAELKTLSTIYGLKQVGKPIGVDSNVKVDLVVLGSVCVSREGYRLGKGEGFADLEFAMMVRMGAITQSTKIITTVHDCQIVDDLPSQLFKEHDVPVDIIITPTQTIIVQQKVKKYSGIIWEMLSQRKLTTMPVLRQFKEMDEKEGKIVILKEIDSDMETERYYKNHTKRLKHKKRSNSNQFSFNKEDSSPEEKDSKEVKRSFPKKRYSRKIKKEENIDPSFKDEEGKKVILEKSNERRKYANSRLKSNIDFSLKLSNISYSVRVRDLKNALLERGVKPNEIVWQGYRGICYLHFNKLKGKNISPDQPVQVDSIVANLQQLRIGDSTNIIVEPAKPISRIEVTDVSAV, via the exons atggcGGACGAAAAACTGC CCGAAGAGGTGACCAAACATAGTTTCAGATTCAAAATGTGggattatatgaaaaagaatggaTTAGTAAGCTTTCCACTTGATATTCATAACCGCATTCCAAACTTTAAAGGTGCTACAAAGGCAGCTCAGCGTTTAACGGAGTTGGAAGAATTTAAGAAAGCAAAAACTATAGAAATCAGTCCAGACAAACCACAAAAGCCAGTAAGATATTTAGCTCTGGTAGCTAATAAAGAGATACTTGTCCCTATTCCAAGATTACGTTCTGGTCTGTTTCTTCGCGTTACGTCTATAGCTGGTGCAACAAATGCAGAATTGAAAACTCTTTCAACGATATATGGCTTGAAACAAGTTGGTAAACCGATTGGAGTTGATTCAAATGTGAAG gTAGATTTAGTTGTATTAGGTTCTGTGTGTGTCAGTCGAGAAGGGTACAGGCTTGGTAAAGGAGAGGGTTTTGCAGATTTGGAATTTGCAATGATGGTGCGAATGGGTGCAATAACACAAAGTACTAAGATTATTACAACTGTACACGACTGTCAAATAGTAGATGATCTTCCATCCCAGTTGTTCAAAGAGCACGATGTACCTgtggatataataattacaccAACTCAAACAATAATAGTCCaacaaaaagtgaaaaaatattctgGCATTATATGGGAAATGCTTAGCCAAAGAAAACTTACAACTATGCCAGTGCTAAGACAGTTCAAAGAAATGGACGAGAA agaaggaaagatagtAATTCTAAAGGAAATAGATTCCGATATGGAAACAGAACGATATTACAAAAATCACACTAAACGTTTGAAGCATAAAAAACGATCCAATTCGAATCaattttcgtttaataaagaagattcttcCCCTGAGGAAAAAGATAGTAAGGAGGTAAAAAGATCATTTCcaaaaaagagatattctagaaagataaaaaaagaagaaaatattgatcCTTCTTTTAAAGACGAAGag ggaaaaaaagtaatactcGAAAAAAGTAATGAACGCAGAAAATATGCTAACTCAAGACTGAAATCAAATATTGacttttcgttaaaattatcgaatatcTCGTACAGTGTACGGGTACGCGATTTAAAAAATGCTTTGTTAGAACGTGGAGTTAAACCAAATGAAATAGTCTGGCAAGGTTATCGTGGTATTTGTTATCTTCATTTTAACAAACTCAAAGGTAAAAATATATCGCCGGATCAACCAGTTCAGGTAGATTCCATAGTAGCAAATTTACAACAGCTTCGTATCGGCGATTCGACAAATATAATCGTGGAACCTGCGAAACCAATTTCAAGAATTGAAGTAACAGATGTCTCGGCTGTATAA
- the LOC124955198 gene encoding isocitrate dehydrogenase [NAD] subunit beta, mitochondrial isoform X1, producing MALLARNICKVLTQTAQKGAIRSLHVGAVLHQENIVEQEGKVKCTLIPGDGVGPELVLSVQNVFKAANVPIEFEPYFLSEVNPTLSAPLEQVSNSIARNRVCLKGILATPDHSHTGELQTLNMKLRRSLDLYSNVVHVKSLPGVKSRHQNVDCVIIREQTEGEYSALEHESVKGVVECLKIVTATKSQRIAKFAFDYAVKNNRKKVTCVHKANIMKLGDGLFLKSCQEIAKLYPRITFETMIVDNCTMQMVSNPHQFDVMVMPNLYGNIIDNLASGLVGGAGVVPGATYSAECVVFEPGARHTYSEAVGRNVANPTAMLLCAVKLLHHVNLKRYSEQIRDALNKVLNDGKVLTKDLGGQSSTTEFTTAVINYLH from the exons ATGGCTTTACTAGCGAGAAACATTTGCAAGGTACTTACTCAG ACTGCCCAAAAGGGAGCTATTAGGTCCTTACATGTAGGAGCAGTCCTTCATCAAGAAAAT aTAGTCGaacaagaaggaaaagtaaaatgtaCTTTAATTCCGGGAGATGGTGTAGGACCGGAATTGGTATTATCTGTCCAAAATGTTTTCAAGGCAGCCAATGTCCCGATTGAATTTGAACCTTATTTTTTATCCGAAGTAAATCCAACATTGAGTGCACCACTTGAACAAGTTTCAAACAGTATTGCCAGGAACAGAGTTTGcttaaag GGTATTTTAGCCACACCAGATCATTCGCATACAGGAGAACTACAAACTTTGAATATGAAATTGCGCAGAAGTTTAGATTTATATTCAAATGTAGTACATGTAAAATCACTGCCAGGTGTCAAGTCTCGTCATCAAAATGTAGATTGTGTTATCATCAGAGAACAAACGGAAGGTGAATACTCTGCCCTGGAGCACGAATCTGTCAAAGGAGTTGTAGAGTGTTTAAAGATAGTGACAGCAACGAAAAGTCAAAGAATTGCCAAATTTGCATTTGATTATGCagttaaaaataatcgtaaaaaggTAACTTGTGTTCATAAAgcaaatataatgaaattaggTGATGGCCTTTTTCTTAAATCATGTCAAGAAATAGCCAAATTATATCCTAG AATTACATTTGAAACTATGATCGTGGATAATTGCACTATGCAAATGGTATCCAATCCTCATCAATTTGATGTTATGGTGATGCCTAATTTATATGGCAATATCATAGATAATTTAGCATCTGGATTAGTCGGCGGTGCTGGTGTAGTCCCTGGTGCAACGTACAGTGCAGAGTGTGTAGTTTTTGAACCG gGTGCAAGACATACGTATTCCGAAGCTGTTGGTAGGAATGTTGCTAACCCAACAGCCATGCTTTTATGTGCTGTCAAGTTGCTACATCATGTTAACTTGAAACGTTATTCCGAACAAATTCGAGATGCATTGAATAAAGTTTTAAATGATGGGAAAGTTCTTACAAAGGATTTAGGTGGCCAAAGTTCAACAACAGAATTTACAACTGcagtaataaattatcttcattaa
- the LOC124955198 gene encoding isocitrate dehydrogenase [NAD] subunit beta, mitochondrial isoform X2 — protein sequence MALLARNICKTAQKGAIRSLHVGAVLHQENIVEQEGKVKCTLIPGDGVGPELVLSVQNVFKAANVPIEFEPYFLSEVNPTLSAPLEQVSNSIARNRVCLKGILATPDHSHTGELQTLNMKLRRSLDLYSNVVHVKSLPGVKSRHQNVDCVIIREQTEGEYSALEHESVKGVVECLKIVTATKSQRIAKFAFDYAVKNNRKKVTCVHKANIMKLGDGLFLKSCQEIAKLYPRITFETMIVDNCTMQMVSNPHQFDVMVMPNLYGNIIDNLASGLVGGAGVVPGATYSAECVVFEPGARHTYSEAVGRNVANPTAMLLCAVKLLHHVNLKRYSEQIRDALNKVLNDGKVLTKDLGGQSSTTEFTTAVINYLH from the exons ATGGCTTTACTAGCGAGAAACATTTGCAAG ACTGCCCAAAAGGGAGCTATTAGGTCCTTACATGTAGGAGCAGTCCTTCATCAAGAAAAT aTAGTCGaacaagaaggaaaagtaaaatgtaCTTTAATTCCGGGAGATGGTGTAGGACCGGAATTGGTATTATCTGTCCAAAATGTTTTCAAGGCAGCCAATGTCCCGATTGAATTTGAACCTTATTTTTTATCCGAAGTAAATCCAACATTGAGTGCACCACTTGAACAAGTTTCAAACAGTATTGCCAGGAACAGAGTTTGcttaaag GGTATTTTAGCCACACCAGATCATTCGCATACAGGAGAACTACAAACTTTGAATATGAAATTGCGCAGAAGTTTAGATTTATATTCAAATGTAGTACATGTAAAATCACTGCCAGGTGTCAAGTCTCGTCATCAAAATGTAGATTGTGTTATCATCAGAGAACAAACGGAAGGTGAATACTCTGCCCTGGAGCACGAATCTGTCAAAGGAGTTGTAGAGTGTTTAAAGATAGTGACAGCAACGAAAAGTCAAAGAATTGCCAAATTTGCATTTGATTATGCagttaaaaataatcgtaaaaaggTAACTTGTGTTCATAAAgcaaatataatgaaattaggTGATGGCCTTTTTCTTAAATCATGTCAAGAAATAGCCAAATTATATCCTAG AATTACATTTGAAACTATGATCGTGGATAATTGCACTATGCAAATGGTATCCAATCCTCATCAATTTGATGTTATGGTGATGCCTAATTTATATGGCAATATCATAGATAATTTAGCATCTGGATTAGTCGGCGGTGCTGGTGTAGTCCCTGGTGCAACGTACAGTGCAGAGTGTGTAGTTTTTGAACCG gGTGCAAGACATACGTATTCCGAAGCTGTTGGTAGGAATGTTGCTAACCCAACAGCCATGCTTTTATGTGCTGTCAAGTTGCTACATCATGTTAACTTGAAACGTTATTCCGAACAAATTCGAGATGCATTGAATAAAGTTTTAAATGATGGGAAAGTTCTTACAAAGGATTTAGGTGGCCAAAGTTCAACAACAGAATTTACAACTGcagtaataaattatcttcattaa
- the LOC124955203 gene encoding vesicle transport protein SEC20: MDINNHTDLIRQEIIKNHLQFTALIQDIQQCTGPLELLNELNAEGREKITALRSSIDKLTSLAETEINEKERAELLAEVETYKKQLTASLGTFRKANVISACIIDKLAREDLLSISEEQQNALRKRRDKQGLASASSQVTDKLLSISRHLAETTQKSGDTLDTLLTSSDKVSSTKNELEHQQQVIVQSGKLLGKYGRREVTDKVLLVLAFAFFLACVFYILQKRLF; encoded by the exons AtggatattaataatcatacgGACTTAATACGacaagagataataaaaaatcatttacaaTTCACTGCTTTAATACAA GATATACAACAATGTACTGGCCCTTTAGAATTACTCAATGAACTTAATGcagaaggaagggaaaaaattaCAGCATTAAGATCCAGTATAGATAAATTGACTTCTCTAGCTGAAAccgaaataaatgaaaaggaaagagcggAATTGTTAGCTGAAGTTGAAACATACAAAAAACAATTAACTGCATCCCTTGGGACATTTCGTAAAGCCAATGTCATTAGTGCATGTATCATAGATAAATTGGCAAGAGAAGATTTACTTTCAATATCCGAAGAACAACAAAATGCTCTTCGTAAAAGACGGGATAAGCAGGGTTTAGCAAGTGCATCTAGTCAAGTGACAGACAAACTATTAAGTATTTCGAGACATTTAGCTGAAACTACTCAGAAAAGTGGGGACACATTAGACACACTGT tAACATCATCCGACAAAGTGTCTAGTACTAAAAATGAATTAGAACATCAACAGCAGGTCATAGTACAATCGGGAAAGTTGTTAGGGAAATATGGTAGAAGGGAGGTCACAGACAAAGTGCTACTTGTTTTAGCATTTGCTTTTTTCCTTGCTTgtgtcttttatattttacaaaagcgACTGTTTTGA
- the LOC124955202 gene encoding neurocalcin-delta B-like has translation MSYNSDQDRSEVPRRPSLSWKMQRSLKKVKKSIQRITENFQDEEKQQTYVLPERLSSLIHGTGFSKEEIQRLYRAFKQYCPRGIVTTNDIKPAYAKLFPLGDSAKYAQMVFNNFDKDKDGIVTFGDLLLGIATIVKGTTDEKLRWIFQFYDLNGDGWISKHEMITAIFAIYEMVNNDQTVWSMVNRHVDRLFEKMDTDKDGMISTEEFIASCKNDTLIQNQLTEFNNFWW, from the exons ATGTCCTATAATAGTGATCAAGATAGATCGGAAGTTCCGCGTCGACCTAGCTTGTCATGGAAAATGCAACGTAGCcttaaaaaagttaaaaagagcATTCAAAGAATAAccg AGAATTTTCAGGACGAAGAAAAGCAGCAAACGTACGTCCTTCCAGAACGATTGTCTTCTTTGATCCACGGTACAGGATTTTCAAAGGAAGAGATACAAAGACTATATCGTGCTTTCAAACAGTATTGTCCAAGAGGAATCGTTACTACCAACGATATCAAGCCAGCCTATGCGAAACTCTTTCCACTGGGTGATTCTGCAAAATATGCACAAATGgtattcaataattttgataaagatAAGGACGGCATTGTCACCTTTGGAGATTTGCTTCTAGGAATAGCGACGATCGTAAAAGGAACTACCGATGAAAAGCTTAGATGGATATTTCA ATTTTATGATTTGAATGGCGACGGTTGGATCTCGAAACACGAGATGATCACCGCTATCTTTGCAATTTATGAAATGGTAAACAATGATCAAACTGTTTGGAGTATGGTAAACAGGCACGTGGACAGACTTTTTGAAAAGATGGATACTGATAAGGACGGAATGATATCCACAGAGGAATTCATAGCCAGCTGCAAAAAT GACACTCTTATTCAAAATCAACTGacagaatttaataatttttggtGGTAA